A genomic region of Synechococcus sp. NOUM97013 contains the following coding sequences:
- a CDS encoding aromatic acid exporter family protein, with product MNGNLLKQSLRLGLSILITCAIAQHFDRIAFAWYPLLAVTFVIDDQDENSLRAARGRILGTIAGGLITFLVHTIMSGWIGILVSLLITIPLLRRLGWSNGLSTAVVVTVMFLSIDAYTKLDWTYVFNRSLDTLVGILVALIVGRLLWPKNRMSRLQAVHAQLHALLHARVKAHSLALQGQAAAPTPIEPALITRLVLEMQSILSVEQSLGPRHVRRLNQGRWRQCVSLWRCQQVRWMLVERLIERLHKDHAANELPALGRYLGAQPRSPDRLSLDSNEAGLSLAQRIALEEQVTRFGRLLNSQQRLDRARGL from the coding sequence GTGAACGGGAATCTGCTGAAACAGAGCCTCAGGCTCGGGTTGAGCATCCTGATCACCTGTGCGATCGCGCAGCACTTTGATCGCATTGCCTTCGCCTGGTATCCGCTGCTCGCAGTCACCTTCGTCATCGACGACCAAGATGAGAACAGTCTGCGGGCGGCACGTGGACGGATCCTGGGAACGATCGCCGGCGGCTTGATCACCTTTCTGGTGCACACGATCATGTCCGGCTGGATCGGCATTCTCGTGAGCCTGCTGATCACCATCCCCCTGCTGCGACGCCTGGGCTGGAGCAACGGACTGTCCACCGCTGTGGTGGTCACAGTGATGTTCCTGAGCATTGATGCTTACACCAAGCTCGATTGGACCTACGTGTTCAATCGCAGCCTCGACACCCTGGTGGGCATCCTCGTGGCGCTGATCGTGGGCCGTCTGCTCTGGCCCAAAAACAGGATGTCGCGCTTGCAAGCGGTGCATGCGCAACTGCATGCCCTCCTACACGCTCGCGTGAAGGCCCACAGCCTGGCTTTGCAGGGACAAGCAGCAGCGCCCACACCCATCGAACCCGCCTTGATCACCCGGCTGGTGCTCGAGATGCAGAGCATCCTCTCGGTGGAACAAAGTCTGGGGCCGCGGCATGTCAGGCGGCTCAATCAAGGTCGCTGGCGTCAGTGCGTGAGCCTGTGGCGCTGTCAACAGGTGCGCTGGATGCTGGTGGAGCGGCTGATCGAGCGACTGCACAAAGACCACGCAGCCAATGAACTCCCGGCCTTAGGTCGCTACCTAGGGGCCCAGCCTCGAAGCCCAGACCGCTTGAGCCTCGACTCGAACGAAGCAGGACTGTCCCTGGCGCAACGCATCGCCCTCGAGGAACAGGTGACGCGATTCGGCAGGCTGCTGAACAGCCAGCAACGGCTGGATCGGGCACGGGGACTGTGA
- a CDS encoding ABC transporter ATP-binding protein, with the protein MASANVQAKLQTNAQVSSTTASPLKRLIQHLRPYRRRVWLAATCSVINKVFDLAPPVLIGLAVDVVAEQDTSWLSQLGATTVASQLITLAVLSFLVWTAESLFEYLYGILWRNLAQSAQHSLRLEAYDHLQKLEMDFFERDSSGRLLTVLNDDINQLERFLDHGANELLHLITTVLLVGGAMTVLAPKVAIFAFLPIPVILWGSLRFQRQLAPRYREVRQRAGDMASRLTNNLGGMLTIKSFARESWELEQLRCESEAYRQSNRQAIRISAAFIPLIRFAILFAFLAILLIGGLQAFNGVIGVGTYSFLVFITQRLLWPLTTLGRTLNEYQRSMASTNRVLDLIDTPVLIAGGERRLNPQDIQGEIRYESVCFAYRDRPELLQNFNLSIAAGHTIGIVGATGSGKSSLVKLLLRLYPLNRGRILLDGIAIDQLQLGDLRRAIALVSQDIYLFHGSVGDNIAYGAPDATASAVREAARQAEALTFIEALPQGFDTVVGERGQRLSGGQRQRIALARAILKDAPVLVLDEATAAVDNDTEAAIQRSLMHITENRTTLVIAHRLSTVRHADRIVVMDHGRIVEDGTHDQLLHQGGAYADLWRVQAGLRRDEALTL; encoded by the coding sequence ATGGCCTCAGCAAACGTTCAAGCCAAGCTTCAAACCAATGCTCAGGTCTCGAGCACAACAGCTTCGCCGCTGAAACGACTGATTCAGCACCTGCGGCCTTACCGACGGCGGGTCTGGCTCGCTGCAACCTGCTCCGTGATCAACAAGGTGTTTGATCTGGCTCCACCGGTGCTAATCGGACTGGCCGTTGACGTGGTAGCGGAACAGGACACCTCCTGGCTCTCCCAACTTGGCGCCACCACGGTGGCCAGCCAGCTGATCACGCTGGCGGTGCTGTCGTTTCTGGTGTGGACAGCGGAATCGTTGTTCGAATACCTCTACGGAATCCTCTGGCGCAATCTGGCCCAGAGCGCGCAACACAGCCTGCGGCTGGAGGCCTATGACCATCTCCAGAAGCTGGAGATGGATTTCTTCGAACGGGACAGCAGTGGTCGACTGCTCACGGTGTTGAACGATGACATCAACCAGCTGGAGCGGTTCCTCGACCATGGGGCCAACGAACTGCTGCATCTGATCACCACAGTGCTGCTGGTGGGGGGTGCCATGACCGTTCTGGCTCCGAAGGTGGCCATCTTTGCCTTCCTGCCGATTCCAGTGATTCTCTGGGGATCGCTCCGCTTTCAACGTCAGCTCGCACCGCGGTACCGCGAAGTGCGCCAACGGGCCGGAGACATGGCCAGCAGACTCACCAACAATCTGGGAGGCATGCTCACGATCAAGAGTTTTGCTCGGGAATCCTGGGAACTGGAACAGCTCAGGTGCGAAAGCGAGGCCTACAGACAATCCAACCGTCAGGCGATTCGCATCTCAGCAGCATTCATTCCACTGATCCGCTTCGCCATCCTGTTTGCCTTCCTGGCAATTCTGCTGATCGGAGGACTGCAGGCCTTCAACGGTGTCATTGGGGTTGGCACCTACAGCTTTTTGGTCTTCATCACCCAGCGCCTGCTCTGGCCGCTCACCACCCTCGGCCGCACCCTGAACGAATACCAGCGCTCCATGGCCTCGACCAATCGGGTGCTCGACCTGATTGACACCCCGGTGCTGATTGCCGGAGGAGAACGGCGCCTGAATCCACAAGACATTCAGGGAGAGATTCGCTACGAGTCGGTCTGCTTCGCCTATCGAGACCGTCCGGAACTGCTGCAAAATTTCAATCTGAGCATCGCAGCGGGTCACACCATTGGCATCGTGGGCGCCACCGGCTCGGGCAAGAGCTCTCTCGTGAAATTGCTACTGAGGCTGTATCCCCTCAATCGAGGCAGGATCCTGCTGGATGGCATCGCCATTGACCAATTGCAGCTTGGCGATCTGCGCCGTGCGATTGCACTGGTGAGCCAAGACATCTACCTGTTCCACGGCAGCGTGGGGGACAACATTGCCTATGGCGCACCGGATGCGACAGCATCAGCCGTTCGCGAAGCGGCACGTCAGGCTGAAGCCCTCACATTCATCGAAGCCTTGCCGCAAGGGTTCGACACGGTGGTGGGGGAACGCGGACAGCGCCTCTCCGGTGGCCAACGTCAGCGCATCGCTCTGGCCAGAGCGATCCTCAAAGATGCACCAGTGCTGGTGCTCGACGAGGCCACAGCCGCCGTCGACAATGACACCGAGGCGGCCATTCAGCGCTCCTTGATGCACATCACGGAGAACCGCACCACACTGGTGATTGCCCATCGCCTCAGCACGGTTCGCCATGCTGATCGCATTGTTGTCATGGATCACGGAAGGATCGTCGAAGACGGCACCCATGACCAATTGCTGCATCAGGGCGGCGCCTACGCCGATCTTTGGCGCGTGCAGGCAGGGTTGCGCCGAGATGAAGCACTGACCCTTTGA
- a CDS encoding LCP family protein gives MDQAKKVRPGTLLLSAAIGLTGGFLLAIPLSRSLTTDADAPPLLPVSNPFSAWSVFDNREILVLGVDEGGGNTDAIFTLRVEGGRTSITQIPRDSYINSYSFGPVKANALYAYGGLDAVKSELSRLMGRPINHHILVNLNGIRTLSDLVGGVEVDVPKRLYYRDRSQGLLIDLQPGPQVLQGEDLEGFLRWRHDEEGDLGRLARQQLVLKSLFGSMTRPENLVRLPALIQAAGQNLDTDLGAMELGGLITAMGITELETERLPARPFYEDGISYLDTEWPVYQGGRDDSDSSSQRQQFLY, from the coding sequence ATGGATCAAGCGAAAAAAGTTCGCCCGGGAACCCTCCTTCTCTCAGCTGCTATTGGGCTGACTGGCGGTTTCCTGCTGGCCATTCCGCTGAGCCGATCCTTGACGACAGACGCTGATGCTCCGCCGCTGCTGCCGGTAAGCAATCCCTTTTCCGCCTGGTCTGTTTTTGATAACCGCGAAATTCTTGTTCTTGGTGTCGACGAGGGTGGTGGGAACACCGATGCCATTTTCACTTTGCGTGTGGAAGGGGGCCGAACCTCCATCACGCAGATCCCCCGAGACAGCTACATCAACTCCTACAGCTTTGGGCCTGTCAAAGCCAACGCTCTCTATGCCTATGGCGGCTTGGACGCCGTCAAATCCGAACTGTCGCGGTTGATGGGGCGTCCGATCAACCATCACATCCTGGTCAATCTCAACGGCATTCGCACCCTGAGCGATCTCGTCGGTGGCGTCGAAGTCGACGTCCCCAAACGTTTGTATTACCGCGACAGAAGCCAGGGGCTGCTGATTGATCTCCAGCCAGGTCCGCAGGTGCTTCAGGGTGAAGACCTGGAGGGTTTTCTGCGCTGGCGCCACGACGAGGAGGGTGATTTAGGGCGCCTGGCCCGCCAGCAACTCGTGCTGAAAAGTCTGTTTGGCTCGATGACCCGACCGGAAAACTTGGTGCGCCTGCCTGCGCTGATTCAGGCCGCGGGTCAGAACCTCGACACCGATCTGGGTGCGATGGAACTGGGTGGACTGATCACCGCGATGGGGATCACGGAACTCGAGACTGAACGCCTGCCCGCACGCCCTTTCTACGAAGACGGCATCAGTTATCTCGACACGGAATGGCCGGTGTACCAGGGTGGTCGCGACGACAGCGATTCCAGCAGTCAGCGTCAGCAGTTCCTGTATTGA
- a CDS encoding RNA-binding protein — protein MTIYIGNLSFQAEQEDLLDLFSQYGEVKSASLPLDRETGRKRGFGFVEMNSDDDEQKAIDDLQNVEWMGRMIRVNKATPRERTGGGGGRGGYGGGGGGRGGDGGYGGGGGNRW, from the coding sequence ATGACCATTTACATCGGCAACCTCTCCTTCCAGGCTGAGCAGGAAGACCTGCTTGACCTGTTCAGCCAGTACGGCGAAGTGAAGAGCGCCAGCCTTCCCCTCGACCGCGAAACCGGTCGCAAGCGCGGCTTTGGCTTCGTCGAAATGAACAGCGATGATGATGAGCAAAAAGCCATCGACGATCTCCAGAACGTGGAGTGGATGGGTCGCATGATTCGCGTGAACAAAGCCACCCCTCGTGAGCGCACCGGTGGCGGTGGCGGCCGCGGTGGTTACGGCGGTGGCGGCGGCGGTCGCGGTGGTGACGGCGGCTACGGCGGTGGCGGCGGCAACCGCTGGTGA
- a CDS encoding cation:proton antiporter, with translation MIQPFAAAAPGHASLAQLIHQPLGTFALLVALAMLVPPLFRRTGLPDLIGLLLAGILMGPDVLNLLQPDGETLQLVSDIGAIYLLFIVGLEIDLEEFNRVRSRSLTIGILHFLFGMATGGLIGFVFGFPLVPCLLIGTLIASHTPLGYPIVRSYGAQRDEAVVVSVGSTILTDIASLVVLAIAIGLGQQTFSWGNLFGLIASVGIFALTIVTVIRIVGRRIFRRSINDESRIFLTILLILFIASLGAEVAGVEKIVGAFLAGLAVNSVLPEGKSKQQVILVGASLFIPIFFIHLGLLLDLDSLGSSITHFQMPLLMVLGVIACKGLVSLIAGRTFHYNGSQTVMMWSLAMPQVAATLATAFIGYEAGLLDRTVLNAVLAMMVVTATLGPLLTARSVRQLVEPTRPRDATPLSDAPSAIGDDTSLTVARRPLNIVVPIANPSTEQGLLDIASRLLSGGAETQGRLLPLALVCPSLEEARGGVNHAVASARERLAQAAVIGEQLKVRTRCLLRLDEDIAAGMSRSAREQSADLLVIGAGRPDNLRRWFFGDLVDGVCRTAHCPVVVVNLANRKVEDLQRILVPIKDLSASAREQFELAQRVLASTSPDAGLITLLHIVDPRFNRTDRARIERELRRWQPTHGQGTSIQIQLERGPGVETMIERQSLDHDLVILRSQRRQVAGLPIPASDRTSNLVSLLNCASMVISEPLT, from the coding sequence ATGATCCAACCGTTCGCGGCGGCAGCACCGGGGCATGCGTCGCTGGCGCAGCTGATTCATCAACCCCTGGGGACGTTCGCCCTGCTCGTGGCGCTCGCCATGCTGGTGCCACCTCTCTTCCGGCGCACAGGACTTCCTGACCTAATTGGCCTGCTCCTGGCCGGGATCCTGATGGGACCCGATGTGCTGAACCTGCTGCAGCCCGATGGTGAAACGTTGCAGCTGGTGTCCGACATCGGAGCCATTTATCTGCTGTTCATCGTTGGACTGGAGATCGACCTTGAAGAATTCAACCGCGTGCGCAGCCGATCGCTGACCATCGGCATCCTCCACTTCCTGTTCGGCATGGCCACAGGCGGTCTCATCGGTTTCGTCTTTGGCTTCCCACTAGTTCCTTGCCTGCTGATCGGCACGCTGATCGCCTCCCACACACCCTTGGGCTATCCGATTGTTCGCAGTTATGGAGCCCAGCGCGATGAAGCCGTGGTGGTCAGCGTGGGGAGCACGATCCTCACGGACATCGCCTCACTGGTGGTGCTGGCCATTGCCATCGGCCTTGGCCAGCAGACATTTTCATGGGGCAATCTCTTCGGTTTGATCGCCAGCGTGGGAATCTTCGCGCTCACGATTGTCACCGTGATCCGGATCGTCGGGCGACGAATTTTCAGGCGAAGCATCAATGACGAAAGTCGCATTTTCCTGACGATTCTGTTGATTCTTTTCATTGCATCGCTGGGTGCGGAAGTGGCGGGCGTTGAAAAGATCGTGGGTGCATTTCTGGCTGGACTTGCCGTGAATTCGGTTCTTCCGGAAGGCAAGTCGAAGCAGCAAGTGATCCTGGTTGGAGCCTCTCTATTCATCCCCATCTTTTTCATCCACCTCGGGCTGCTGCTTGATCTGGACAGCCTTGGCAGCTCGATCACCCACTTCCAGATGCCGCTGCTGATGGTGCTTGGCGTGATCGCCTGCAAGGGTTTGGTCAGCCTGATTGCAGGTCGAACCTTTCACTACAACGGCAGTCAGACGGTGATGATGTGGTCCTTGGCTATGCCGCAGGTGGCGGCGACCCTGGCCACAGCCTTCATCGGATACGAAGCGGGATTGCTCGATCGAACGGTGCTCAATGCCGTGCTCGCGATGATGGTGGTGACGGCAACCCTCGGTCCTCTGCTGACGGCACGCTCCGTGCGACAGCTGGTGGAACCCACCCGTCCGCGCGACGCAACGCCCCTGAGCGACGCACCATCAGCCATCGGCGACGACACCTCGCTGACTGTGGCGCGGCGACCGTTGAACATCGTGGTGCCGATCGCCAATCCCTCGACAGAACAAGGACTGCTGGATATCGCCTCACGACTGCTCAGTGGCGGAGCCGAGACGCAAGGGCGTCTGCTGCCCTTGGCACTGGTCTGTCCGAGCCTCGAAGAAGCCAGGGGTGGTGTGAACCACGCCGTGGCATCCGCCAGGGAACGCCTCGCGCAGGCGGCAGTGATCGGTGAACAGCTCAAGGTCAGAACCCGCTGCCTGTTGCGCCTGGATGAAGACATTGCCGCAGGGATGAGCCGCAGTGCACGTGAACAGAGCGCGGACCTGTTGGTGATCGGTGCGGGGCGTCCGGACAACCTGAGGCGCTGGTTCTTCGGCGACCTGGTGGATGGTGTCTGTCGTACGGCGCACTGTCCTGTCGTCGTGGTCAATCTTGCCAACCGCAAGGTTGAGGATCTTCAAAGGATTCTCGTTCCAATCAAAGACCTGTCCGCCAGCGCCCGAGAGCAGTTCGAACTGGCGCAGCGGGTGCTGGCGAGCACCTCACCGGATGCCGGCCTGATCACCTTGCTGCACATCGTTGATCCCCGGTTCAACCGCACCGATCGGGCAAGGATCGAGCGGGAACTACGACGCTGGCAACCGACCCATGGCCAGGGCACCAGCATCCAGATCCAGCTGGAACGGGGACCGGGTGTGGAAACGATGATCGAACGCCAAAGCCTTGATCATGATCTGGTGATCCTGCGCTCGCAACGGCGTCAGGTGGCAGGACTTCCGATCCCTGCCAGTGATCGAACCAGCAACCTGGTTTCGCTGCTGAATTGCGCTTCGATGGTGATCAGCGAACCATTGACGTGA